The Vigna radiata var. radiata cultivar VC1973A unplaced genomic scaffold, Vradiata_ver6 scaffold_550, whole genome shotgun sequence genomic sequence GAGTTGATTTTCCCGTGCTTAATAGATAATGAACACCCTTGCTACATTTTATCACCCATAagtattttcttcatttaactATAATAACATTCTAAACTAAAATTCTCAAGGGACATTTAAGTTCTTTTATTAGATACTCATATGTTCAGATTTTTAGTAAATAAGTGTCATGACATAAGTTCTTTCTCATTCCACTTGTTTGTTTCTACCAATTAACTATANACCAGAAAACAATTTTTGAGTGAATTTACATGAGTTTTGATTCACTTAGTTTagtgaaaatggaaaaaaataaagatgaagtCTTCATGTATTTTCATGATGCACCCCCTCCATTACTAATCTCACCCCTTCCCTTTGTTGAAATGACTCTTCTATCCTTCTCCTTGGGTTAAGTTGttggactttatttattgggcttggacccTACGTATTAATAAGAGAAACTTACAGTTTTActattacaaaatttcaaaaataatgaaCGGAGACATACATTCAGCTGCTTGCAAGATCTCTTTATAGAACtcatttgaaagaaaagaaatcttaAATACTGTaagaattttaacttttttttttttaaattttgtgtgGTAAATGCATCGATCTATTAGAAGATAATTCTCAAAATTTATTTNTCCCACTTTTTTAAGCACCTATTCAGGTTTTATGATCGTCATAAGAAGAAAATTAAGGTGAAGTTGaatatttacttaatataattttggagaatttgcattttttatatttgttaatgaaaatggttatatttcttgttttgtaatatttgtaagtgattttctttttatattttgatatggGAATATTGTATCTATGAGTTCATTTTGATTAtgtttgtaaaagaaattgagGTGAAAACCCACTAGCCTATTGTACNNNNNNNNNNNNNNNNNNNNNNNNNNNNNNNNNNNNNNNNNNNNNNNNNNNNNNNNNNNNNNNNNNNNNNNNNNNNNNNNNNNNNNNNNNNNNNNNNNNNNNNNNNNNNNNNNNNNNNNNNNNNNNNNNNNNNNNNNNNNNNNNNNNNNNNNNNNNNNNNNNNNNNNNNNNNNNNNNNNNNNNNNNNNNNNNNNNNNNNNNNNNNNNNNNNNNNNNNNNNNNNNNNNNNNNNNNNNNNNNNNNNNNNNNNNNNNNNNNNNNNNNNNNNNNNNNNNNNNNNNNNNNNNNNNNNNNNNNNNNNNNNNNNNNNNNNNNNNNNNNNNNNNNNNNNNNNNNNNNNNNNNNNNNNNNNNNNNNNNNNNNNNNNNNNNNNNNNNNNNNNNNNNNNNNNNNNNNNNNNNNNNNNNNNNNNNNNNNNNNNNNNNNNNNNNNNNNNNNNNNNNNNNNNNNNNNNNNNNNNNNNNNNNNNNNNNNNNNNNNNNNNNNNNNNNNNNNNNNNNNNNNNNNNNNNNNNNNNNNNNNNNNNNNNNNNNNNNNNNNNNNNNNNNNNNNNNNNNNNNNNNNNNNNNNNNNNNNNNNNNNNNNNNNNNNNNNNNNNNNNNNNNNNNNNNNNNNNNNNNNNNNNNNNNNNNNNNNNNNNNNNNNNNNNNNNNNNNNNNNNNNNNNNNNNNNNNNNNNNNNNNNNNNNNNNNNNNNNNNNNNNNNNNNNNNNNNNNNNNNNNNNNNNNNNNNNNNNNNNNNNNNNNNNNNNNNNNNNNNNNNNNNNNNNNNNNNNNNNNNNNNNNNNNNNNNNNNNNNNNNNNNNNNNNNNNNNNNNNNNNNNNNNNNNNNNNNNNNNNNNNNNNNNNNNNNNNNNNNNNNNNNNNNNNNNNNNNNNNNNNNNNNNNNNNNNNNNNNNNNNNNNNNNNNNNNNNNNNNNNNNNNNNNNNNNNNNNNNNNNNNNNNNNNNNNNNNNNNNNNNNNNNNNNNNNNNNNNNNNNNNNNNNNNNNNNNNNNNNNNNNNNNNNNNNNNNNNNNNNNNNNNNNNNNNNNNNNNNNNNNNNNNNNNNNNNNNNNNNNNNNNNNNNNNNNNNNNNNNNNNNNNNNNNNNNNNNNNNNNNNNNNNNNNNNNNNNNNNNNNNNNNNNNNNNNNNNNNNNNNNNNNNNNNNNNNNNNNNNNNNNNNNNNNNNNNNNNNNNNNNNNNNNNNNNNNNNNNNNNNNNNNNNNNNNNNNNNNNNNNNNNNNNNNNNNNNNNNNNNNNNNNNNNNNNNNNNNNNNNNNNNNNNNNNNNNNNNNNNNNNNNNNNNNNNNNNNNNNNNNNNNNNNNNNNNNNNNNNNNNNNNNNNNNNNNNNNNNNNNNNNNNNNNNNNNNNNNNNNNNNNNNNNNNNNNNNNNNNNNNNNNNNNNNNNNNNNNNNNNNNNNNNNNNNNNNNNNNNNNNNNNNNNNNNNNNNNNNNNNNNNNNNNNNNNNNNNNNNNNNNNNNNNNNNNNNNNNNNNNNNNNNNNNNNNNNNNNNNNNNNNNNNNNNNNNNNNNNNNNNNNNNNNNNNNNNNNNNNNNNNNNNNNNNNNNNNNNNNNNNNNNNNNNNNNNNNNNNNNNNNNNNNNNNNNNNNNNNNNNNNNNNNNNNNNNNNNNNNNNNNNNNNNNNNNNNNNNNNNNNNNNNNNNNNNNNNNNNNNNNNNNNNNNNNNNNNNNNNNNNNNNNNNNNNNNNNNNNNNNNNNNNNNNNNNNNNNNNNNNNNNNNNNNNNNNNNNNNNNNNNNNNNNNNNNNNNNNNNNNNNNNNNNNNNNNNNNNNNNNNNNNNNNNNNNNNNNNNNNNNNNNNNNNNNNNNNNNNNNNNNNNNNNNNNNNNNNNNNNNNNNNNNNNNNNNNNNNNNNNNNNNNNNNNNNNNNNNNNNNNNNNNNNNNNNNNNNNNNNNNNNNNNNNNNNNNNNNNNNNNNNNNNNNNNNNNNNNNNNNNNNNNNNNNNNNNNNNNNNNNNNNNNNNNNNNNNNNNNNNNNNNNNNNNNNNNNNNNNNNNNNNNNNNNNNNNNNNNNNNNNNNNNNNNNNNNNNNNNNNNNNNNNNNNNNNNNNNNNNNNNNNNNNNNNNNNNNNNNNNNNNNNNNNNNNNNNNNNNNNNNNNNNNNNNNNNNNNNNNNNNNNNNNNNNNNNNNNNNNNNNNNNNNNNNNNNNNNNNNNNNNNNNNNNNNNNNNNNNNNNNNNNNNNNNNNNNNNNNNNNNNNNNNNNNNNNNNNNNNNNNNNNNNNNNNNNNNNNNNNNNNNNNNNNNNNNNNNNNNNNNNNNNNNNNNNNNNNNNNNNNNNNNNNNNNNNNNNNNNNNNNNNNNNNNNNNNNNNNNNNNNNNNNNNNNNNNNNNNNNNNNNNNNNNNNNNNNNNNNNNNNNNNNNNNNNNNNNNNNNNNNNNNNNNNNNNNNNNNNNNNNNNNNNNNNNNNNNNNNNNNNNNNNNNNNNNNNNNNNNNNNNNNNNNNNNNNNNNNNNNNNNNNNNNNNNNNNNNNNNNNNNNNNNNNNNNNNNNNNNNNNNNNNNNNNNNNNNNNNNNNNNNNNNNNNNNNNNNNNNNNNNNNNNNNNNNNNNNNNNNNNNNNNNNNNNNNNNNNNNNNNNNNNNNNNNNNNNNNNNNNNNNNNNNNNNNNNNNNNNNNNNNNNNNNNNNNNNNNNNNNNNNNNNNNNNNNNNNNNNNNNNNNNNNNNNNNNNNNNNNNNNNNNNNNNNNNNNNNNNNNNNNNNNNNNNNNNNNNNNNNNNNNNNNNNNNNNNNNNNNNNNNNNNNNNNNNNNNNNNNNNNNNNNNNNNNNNNNNNNNNNNNNNNNNNNNNNNNNNNNNNNNNNNNNNNNNNNNNNNNNNNNNNNNNNNNNNNNNNNNNNNNNNNNNNNNNNNNNNNNNNNNNNNNNNNNNNNNNNNNNNNNNNNNNNNNNNNNNNNNNNNNNNNNNNNNNNNNNNNNNNNNNNNNNNNNNNNNNNNNNNNNNNNNNNNNNNNNNNNNNNNNNNNNNNNNNNNNNNNNNNNNNNNNNNNNNNNNNNNNNNNNNNNNNNNNNNNNNNNNNNNNNNNNNNNNNNNNNNNNNNNNNNNNNNNNNNNNNNNNNNNNNNNNNNNNNNNNNNNNNNNNNNNNNNNNNNNNNNNNNNNNNNNNNNNNNNNNNNNNNNNNNNNNNNNNNNNNNNNNNNNNNNNNNNNNNNNNNNNNNNNNNNNNNNNNNNNNNNNNNNNNNNNNNNNNNNNNNNNNNNNNNNNNNNNNNNNNNNNNNNNNNNNNNNNNNNNNNNNNNNNNNNNNNNNNNNNNNNNNNNNNNNNNNNNNNNNNNNNNNNNNNNNNNNNNNNNNNNNNNNNNNNNNNNNNNNNNNNNNNNNNNNNNNNNNNNNNNNNNNNNNNNNNNNNNNNNNNNNNNNNNNNNNNNNNNNNNNNNNNNNNNNNNNNNNNNNNNNNNNNNNNNNNNNNNNNNNNNNNNNNNNNNNNNNNNNNNNNNNNNNNNNNNNNNNNNNNNNNNNNNNNNNNNNNNNNNNNNNNNNNNNNNNNNNNNNNNNNNNNNNNNNNNNNNNNNNNNNNNNNNNNNNNNNNNNNNNNNNNNNNNNNNNNNNNNNNNNNNNNNNNNNNNNNNNNNNNNNNNNNNNNNNNNNNNNNNNNNNNNNNNNNNNNNNNNNNNNNNNNNNNNNNNNNNNNNNNNNNNNNNNNNNNNNNNNNNNNNNNNNNNNNNNNNNNNNNNNNNNNNNNNNNNNNNNNNNNNNNNNNNNNNNNNNNNNNNNNNNNNNNNNNNNNNNNNNNNNNNNNNNNNNNNNNNNNNNNNNNNNNNNNNNNNNNNNNNNNNNNNNNNNNNNNNNNNNNNNNNNNNNNNNNNNNNNNNNNNNNNNNNNNNNNNNNNNNNNNNNNNNNNNNNNNNNNNNNNNNNataatgttaaaaaataccattattataattgacaccaattatttattattatgataattaatattattattctttatgtaataattaatattctaatattattactaatgataataattataatattatgataatattaaCTAATATAAACAATTAACTTGCCAAGCATCTACCAATTATGTCTAtctatattttatgataaatatgaatatttgttgcttaggatattttttttttgggtataCGTTTGCTTGCCATTGGAgttttgtgattattattgttTGGATTAAAGTGTTACTTCGTTTAATGCAAAATATGTATTTGATCTAGAAGGACTTAACGTTTTCTACTTTCTTGACGAGTAAGTAGTATGATATACATTCATTTAACAACACATTTTACAAAAAGGtaaaatatggttttaaaaagtaattttttatagttttttaaaaaagataaaaattattttttaaaatgttaaaaagatGGTAATTAAGTAaagtgaaataattatttttaaaataatatatttttttgtgaaagtagtttttaaaatgtttgtataatttttaaaataattattttaaaaNTAATAAATACCCTTGTCTTGcacattaacttttttattgcTAAATACGAATAATATACTTGCATAGTAGAAAGGTGATTTGCTTTGCATGCCACATTCTTTGAGAATTACAAATTATACTATCATCAATTTCGCTGCTAAATTTATTGAGTCgaattataatttgattgcTAAACTTTTAACTGAAATTAATGCATGAtacacaaattcaaatttttgtgttatttaaattgtatttagaTAATTTAATGGGAACAATACTAGTTTTAGTACAACTTATTGAATTATGCCCAACCCTAATCATAAGtgatgttggaagtctcacatcaactagagatgaagccaaattatagtatataagtgggtgcaaacctcaccatacaagccagttttgtggggttttGTTAAGCTtaaaagtccacttcttaacatgtgATTTATCTTCTGCATGTATAAAAATGAAAGgagtttaatataaatataccaaactgaatctatttttttaatcggGAATTGAATATATCTTCAACCACTCTCGTCTTCATCTTCAATATGGCTATCAACCTCGACGCAATAACCATATACCAACCTCCATTCTTGGTCTTCATCTCCAACCAACATCCCTCTGCAAgttgaaaaagtataaaaacttatttattattaactaaaattgATTAGCAAAATGTTGGAATTGAACATGTTATCGTGGTATTGTAGAATAAGTTGAGGGCAAAGTTGACTTTTTAAACATAATCACCCTAAATTTGAGCAGTCGCTTTTCTTCTTAAAGAGTACAATTCACTCAAATGAACACAGCCTAAGAGTTGTTTtgcataaaatatttagtttggATTAACCGTTTAATATTTTTCCATAATTCTTCAAGGTAGGTGTTGAAGTTGAgtcattttctaataattaattatttttgaaaagttattatcagatttgatttattataaatgttatacatattttttattaacggTACTAGGCAAACAAGAGTAGTTAATTTCGGTTATCTTTTGTggttttcatattataatacttagattattttgattaaaaaagttAGTtgcattaaattattattaagtaaAATTGTCACCATTTCATTAACTTATCATGGTAATCTTTTATATAGATTCTATAatggaaaatatgtttttcatggAATCATATATTGTTAGAGATTTGGGAAAGGATTGTAATAAGGGGGTTTATAAATGACGTAATATGTTCCATAAATCTTGTAAATTTAGTAATATCAAATCAAACATAACAATAagtatacttttattaaaacattaatcacAAAAGTTATCCTTACTTTGTAAGGAGCTACTAACATAAAGAGTTACTAACAtaaagagttttattatttttagtgacctgatttcatataaaatacaatatcaacatatacaaatttaaattaaagatcTCATAGCATTCTAAACATCTTAATGGAACAAATATTCGTATTAAATATCCATTGAACATTAAAGATAAATAGACATCATAAGCAAGCCAAAAACCTCATGCAAcattttttagttaaaagaataatttaaaaaaaaaaaaccttaaaagaataataaaagataataatcacTCTAATATTTAAGATAACTCAATTGTTATTTTGAGTTTCTAAAATTTTTGCTCTAATATTTAAGATAACTTAATTCAATTGACATTTTGAACTCCATAATGTAATTAGTTTGTACAATATTACATGTATATGGAggcatacaaataaaaaatagagcTTGCATTTCTTTACGTAAagtcttctcttttctttgatTATCTGAGGGCTGCTTTCATACTGCAAagattcttctcttttcttattaGACAAAACTTTCCTTGTTCtagattgaaatttattatgctcgtattttatgaaaacttaAAAGTTTGACAGAGGAGCTTTCGGCTTTTAGGCTTCCaaccaaaatatgaaaatgaagaCATATGAAAATGAAGACATAATAAAATGAAACGAAAGGAATGAGGCGTGAGATTTTAGAGTATTAGGTTACCtttatataaaagaacatgAGACCCACCATCTCTtcactataattattttagttaataagaaaattattaatttagtcaAATAAATGTTTCCTACTGATTTTAAACTTAAgtcattttaaattgtttatataagttaaagatattttaagttgttatataaattttgttagatATTGTTGTAATTTATAAGCTAAATCTAACGTGGGTATATAAAAGCTATaagaagaattgaaagaaaaaaaaaacaaaacatatatctTTATAGAAGAGAGATACTTTTAATCAAGAATGTTAATTTACATAGTAATGAgaggaaaaaaattgaacaaatagGTAGGTtagaaataatagtaataataatcaataggtaggttaaaataataataataataataataatatccatGATAATAATTcctataataacaatgaattaAGATTACGGTACTCTTTAACATATTGTAATTAAGGGTACCATATCCGGAGCAAGAAGAATtaacaacctcttcttgaaggcttgagtgaAACCTAGAGGAAAAGGAGAACTCTAACTTCTAAAGAATCATTCCCTCCTCCGGAAATACTgttacaaccctcaccagaAGCATCTAACCAGAGCACAGAAGCGATGAGTGAGGAGGAAGCTCCTAGGAGACATACTCTAGCGGATGCTACCAATGTGGTTGGCCCTCAACACTTTAACAACATTGCGAGGCCGAGGGTCAATGCACTAAACATGGAGGTTAAATCGGCGTTGATACATTTGGTTCaaagcaaccaattcaatggggTGTCACAcgaaagtccatatgatcatctcACCACGTTCAATGAGATCTAAAATACGGTGAAGATCAATGGAGTGTCAGATGAAGCGATcaaaacttagcttgtttccattctcattgggaggcaatgctaaactGTGGTTAAATTCTTTCCCATAGGACAACTTTACAACCTGGGAGGCTATGGTGGCAAAGTTTATGAACAagtattttccacagtctaagaTCAACAAAGGTAAACTGGAGATTTCTTCTTTTAGGGAAGGCATGGAGGAAATCTTAGGCCAGGCATGGGACAAATATAAAAGCTTGCTGAGGAAGACACTTGTGCATGGTTTTGATGTTATAGCAATAGTTCTcacattccttggaggtcttggcaCTCAGTCAAAGCTTATGATAGATGCCTCAGTTGGCGGTAACATTAAACATAAGACTGTTGAGGAAGCCTATGAGTTGATAGAAAGCATGGCGGCTAATGAGAATGAAACTCATAGTGAAAGCGGCATGCTACTTTAAAAAAAGGAGTTCTTCAATTGCCTGTTGAAGATGCTTTGCTTGCACAGAACAAGCTGAtaactcaacaattggagaacCTGACAATGACTCTTGCTCAATTACCTAGAGAGTTGAAGAATGTTTCACAGGTACAACAACAACTCTGTGAtcgttgtggtggtgaccatattaatggtcaatgtgcttatcCAGAGGAGGCCCAAGAAGAAGCAAATTACATGGGAAATCAATTCCCAATACCGCCAGGGTAATTTCAAATAaggtaattacaaccaaggttggaaaaattgCCCAAGCATTGGGCAAAGTCAGAATAGTCAAGTTGGACAAGCAGGATGCCAATTCAACAGACCACAGCAGCCACTACTATGGCAATAGGTATTTGCTTTGACTGAAAAAGTTAGCAGTCTTGATGAGAAGTTTGAAAAATTCTTGAAGGTGCATGAGTCCACAGTCAAGAGCAACGAGGCTTCTTTCAGAAATATGGAGATGCAGATTGGTCAACTAGCCAAAAGGGTGGAGGTTgtagagaaaaatcaatttagggctaatactgaggtGAACCCTAAAGAAGATTGTAAGGCTGTTTTGAGTGTGAATGAGGaaagagtggaaaaagaaaCTGTTGAgttagaaaaaagaagagaaaattgagAAAGATAAGAGAGTTCTTCCTTACCCAAAGGGGCAAAAGAGAGAGGAGAGAAAGTGTGAGCGatttagagaaatcttcaatGAAATGAAGATTACTATACCGTTGAATGAAGCACTTCAACAAATTCCTGTTTATGCAAGATGTATAAAGCAGCATCTTGGAGAAAAGATAGATTTTGAGGAGAAAGCTACTAAGGAACAAGAAGGTTGCAGTGACTCTTTGAAGAAAGAACACCCTCCAAAAGTAAAGGATCCAAGAAGTTTTACCACTCCTTGTGCCTTTGGGAGTGTGACGATAGGGAAGGCCTTACTTGATTTAGGGTCAAGTATTAACTTGATGCCCCTTCCTATGGTGaagaagattggtggtcttaCTTTGAGGCCAACAAAGATTTCCTTGATCATGGTGGATGTATCACCAAAGAAACCCTATGGTGTGGTGGAGGATGTTGTGATTCGTATTGAAAGGCTTGAATTCCTGGTTGACTTTGTGGTGATAGAGATGAAGGAGGATGATAAGATCCCGGTTATTTTTGGAAGGTCGTTTATGAAGATGGCCAAAgtaatcatcaatgttgatgatGGGGTAATTATGCTTAAAGAATGATAAGAGAAGGTGATCTATGATGTCTTTAAAGAGAAGCAAATTCGAGTAAAAAAGATTAGTCACAGAGCTTCAAGGAAGGATGTATCAGTGGCTAGATCTAAATTTGCTAAGGCGGTCAACAAAGGTAATAATTGTGTCTTAATGCAGGTAAAGGAAGAACATAAAGTTTATAAAGGAGGGACGATGCACTTTGACTTAAAGGATG encodes the following:
- the LOC106752888 gene encoding uncharacterized protein LOC106752888; its protein translation is MKITIPLNEALQQIPVYARCIKQHLGEKIDFEEKATKEQEGCSDSLKKEHPPKVKDPRSFTTPCAFGSVTIGKALLDLGSSINLMPLPMVKKIGGLTLRPTKISLIMVDVSPKKPYGVVEDVVIRIERLEFLVDFVVIEMKEDDKIPVIFGRSFMKMAKVIINVDDGVIMLKE